A genomic window from Clostridiaceae bacterium includes:
- a CDS encoding SDR family oxidoreductase: MKTAVLTGASRGIGLALAKRLLGLGYKVYGLARFWENTGFSHENFISVQCDVQDINKLTEVIMSIEKKEPEINLLVNNAGVGYFGPHEQIPVKCIQTMVRTNLEVPLILCRLLLRALKKSQGTIIAISSVTAKKVSAHGCAYAATKAGLSHFFNSLFEEVRKYGVKVTTIHPDMTKTSFYDHLDFTYEDEEEAVLLADQIADAVEYVLCSGKNMVVNDITLRPQKNKIKRKPQR; this comes from the coding sequence ATGAAAACTGCAGTGTTAACCGGAGCTTCCCGGGGTATAGGGCTGGCTTTGGCCAAAAGGTTGCTTGGCTTGGGCTATAAAGTGTATGGGTTGGCCCGTTTCTGGGAAAATACTGGTTTTTCCCATGAGAATTTCATATCTGTTCAATGTGATGTACAAGATATAAATAAACTTACAGAAGTAATTATGTCTATTGAGAAAAAAGAGCCGGAGATTAATCTCCTGGTCAATAACGCCGGAGTAGGATATTTCGGCCCTCATGAGCAAATACCGGTAAAATGTATACAAACTATGGTGCGCACAAACCTCGAGGTACCTTTAATACTGTGCCGGCTGCTGCTTCGCGCTCTAAAAAAGAGCCAGGGTACTATTATTGCTATTTCATCAGTTACAGCAAAAAAAGTAAGCGCCCATGGCTGTGCTTATGCCGCTACCAAAGCCGGGCTTTCCCATTTTTTTAACAGCCTTTTTGAAGAGGTAAGAAAATATGGCGTTAAAGTTACAACTATTCACCCTGATATGACAAAAACCAGTTTTTACGATCATCTGGATTTTACATATGAAGATGAAGAAGAGGCTGTTTTACTGGCTGATCAAATAGCCGATGCTGTAGAATATGTTCTTTGCTCAGGAAAAAACATGGTAGTAAATGATATAACCCTGCGTCCCCAAAAGAACAAGATAAAAAGAAAACCCCAGAGGTGA
- a CDS encoding DNA photolyase: MFKTLYVEEKAYNYPITRQLLQKFKDIPVVTINHYKDIFNRPKQHFAVQKQSMSLILAVRDGQLLYEGPEICQNFGYTNFYYTSFLLNCLFDCEYCFLQGMYQSANIVAFVNTEDYMRSMEEIFQGRKILLAISYDTDLIAFHNIIPYLEYFYDFFAQHPDILVEVRTKSANQSFYNNYHPLENIIMAFTLAPDEIIKKYERHTPLLEARVKAIKTALSKGFKVRLCFDPVFAIPEMDQAYKTFFHYIFSQIDPDCLVDVSYGFFRMPRDFFQRIEKIRSTSLLYAEEYCLKDNIISYPESVAERIKKQHLEIITKYINEKKVFVL, encoded by the coding sequence ATGTTTAAAACATTATATGTAGAAGAAAAGGCTTATAATTACCCCATTACCCGTCAACTGCTTCAAAAGTTTAAAGACATTCCGGTGGTTACCATCAACCATTACAAGGATATCTTTAACCGTCCAAAACAGCATTTTGCTGTTCAAAAGCAGTCTATGTCCCTGATTCTTGCAGTCAGAGATGGTCAGCTCCTGTATGAAGGTCCCGAGATTTGCCAGAATTTCGGTTATACAAATTTTTATTATACCTCTTTCCTTCTTAATTGTTTGTTTGACTGCGAATACTGCTTTTTACAGGGCATGTATCAATCAGCAAATATAGTGGCTTTTGTAAATACAGAAGATTATATGAGAAGTATGGAGGAAATATTTCAAGGAAGAAAAATACTTCTGGCAATATCTTACGATACTGACCTTATAGCTTTTCATAATATCATTCCCTATCTGGAATATTTTTATGATTTTTTTGCACAACATCCGGATATACTGGTGGAGGTCCGCACTAAGAGTGCTAACCAATCCTTTTATAATAATTATCATCCCCTGGAAAATATAATAATGGCCTTTACCCTTGCTCCAGATGAAATAATTAAGAAGTATGAACGGCATACGCCTTTATTGGAAGCAAGGGTTAAAGCTATTAAAACAGCTCTGTCAAAGGGATTCAAGGTCAGACTTTGCTTTGATCCTGTATTTGCTATACCCGAAATGGATCAAGCATATAAAACCTTTTTTCACTATATTTTTTCTCAAATTGACCCTGACTGCCTGGTGGATGTTAGTTATGGTTTTTTCCGTATGCCAAGGGATTTTTTTCAAAGAATCGAAAAAATCAGGAGCACTTCCCTTCTTTATGCAGAGGAATATTGCTTAAAAGACAATATAATATCCTACCCTGAGTCTGTCGCGGAAAGAATTAAAAAACAGCATCTTGAAATTATAACAAAATATATAAATGAAAAGAAGGTATTTGTCCTATGA
- a CDS encoding nucleoside phosphorylase encodes MVLFVVALMVEAAPIIDYFNLKKDMNVRAFTVYKNTDMALIVSGVGKLKSSAATAYICSHCGTTEKDILINIGFCGAYGSNYAAGTLLLVNKITDADSNKDYYPDVLYSQNIPRVNLWCYSKVVREKYISKSNQEYIRKSNFDEVTINERNNDEVNNSEGNNEKPFFCDMESAGFMEAASRFVYAHNIVVLKIISDHLEPDDLDKKLLKSFVSKRMTQVESIIHELKELNSSIDVFSFSEEEKEVFDVIFVNFRFSEAMKQKFLKVMKILKLKGIEPVHFLQSYIKIKASSKLEGKKLLEDIFKRSKEGNV; translated from the coding sequence ATGGTACTATTTGTAGTGGCGCTGATGGTGGAAGCCGCTCCCATAATCGATTATTTTAACTTAAAAAAGGATATGAACGTCCGTGCATTCACTGTTTATAAAAATACTGATATGGCCTTGATTGTAAGCGGAGTGGGGAAATTAAAAAGTTCAGCTGCCACTGCATATATTTGCTCTCACTGTGGAACAACTGAAAAAGATATACTGATAAATATAGGATTTTGTGGTGCATACGGCAGTAATTATGCTGCAGGTACATTGCTTTTGGTTAATAAAATCACAGATGCAGACAGCAATAAAGATTACTATCCTGATGTGCTATACAGTCAGAATATTCCCAGAGTAAATTTATGGTGCTACTCAAAAGTTGTTAGAGAAAAGTATATTAGCAAAAGTAATCAAGAGTATATTAGAAAAAGTAATTTTGATGAAGTAACCATTAATGAAAGAAATAATGATGAAGTGAATAATAGTGAAGGTAATAATGAAAAGCCCTTCTTTTGCGATATGGAATCGGCAGGATTTATGGAAGCTGCCTCAAGGTTTGTTTACGCACATAATATAGTGGTGTTGAAAATAATATCTGACCATTTGGAACCGGATGACCTTGATAAAAAACTTTTAAAAAGCTTTGTAAGCAAACGTATGACACAGGTTGAAAGCATCATACATGAACTTAAGGAGCTAAATAGCAGTATAGATGTATTTTCATTTTCTGAAGAAGAGAAAGAAGTATTTGATGTTATTTTTGTGAATTTTCGTTTTTCAGAAGCAATGAAACAGAAATTTCTAAAAGTAATGAAGATTTTAAAATTAAAAGGAATTGAACCGGTACACTTTCTACAGTCCTATATAAAAATAAAGGCCAGTTCCAAATTAGAAGGAAAGAAACTATTAGAAGACATTTTTAAAAGGAGCAAGGAAGGTAATGTTTAA